One region of Quercus lobata isolate SW786 chromosome 2, ValleyOak3.0 Primary Assembly, whole genome shotgun sequence genomic DNA includes:
- the LOC115978081 gene encoding uncharacterized protein At1g65710-like, translating to MGTCFSKKKESSSSSSSSCPSAVVGVASTPKTDPDVTHLSDDTRCNNDNTHKAKVENSELKMKLKKEKKIVQEDQQVEEYESGVVKKEIFVIKHRKSHDDRDRNTRSPPPPQQDCVASTTTSNEVVPESIANKVATGAAASIGVGVRTSSCTKEEVDAILIQCGRLSRSSSGKAASSSASASADRGRKYSGSKRSYDFDRCENEVVAAVDDVQKKANVIDDLCLEDERRNHHRQRHRQSSRPSSSSQGRRRTPSREREKDQQQRSSSRERRVSRSPGRRSSETSTPASTTTVGATHTSGNGTNRPGKMVSVPATVSSLVMDKSNNAAPAGESATGTSVKRISVKRNAGSEAAMAGSRGAASPRSQSPARANGKISNDNQQPSLSRSSSRKAEHSPYRRNPLSEIDTNSLAYPQPPNNNSKVQNRNKRETEEGIVLNQKPNAEIINSSNNRAVHGTNNKTSNRGALDNQVVTVNCIQKEQLVEEARDQQPSATGHVTIKTVVASGAENLKPQAITRSRSGRRSRDLDLNSETLLNPTSSYAALLLEDIQNFHQKSNTPSVSLPACVTKACSILEAVADLNSTTSSNLSCAFSEDRKSPTYQSNREAYNVALGATLVGKRVADTKDPFVVESEVAVTDDVTEPSFHKYVTVRRGGALVGAADMEDQESSGSNSFVAGGQQQHWGLSSSSWEPNSADSTDCWTSGLSTREEDQKSPLGFEGSGLSEPGRNMNETRKRLSGKKSDCDQQRSGGIGRGRLGTSRGLHSTPVVAAAAST from the exons ATGGGTACTTGTTTCAGTAAGAAGAAagagtcttcttcttcttcatcttcttcttgtcCTTCTGCTGTTGTTGGTGTTGCTTCAACACCAAAGACAGATCCAGACGTTACCCATTTGAGTGATGACACACGTTGTAATAATGACAATACCCACAAAGCTAAAGTTGAAAACTCCGAGCTGAAAATGAAGctaaagaaggagaagaagattgTGCAAGaagatcaacaagtggaagaatATGAAAGCGGAGTAGTGAAGAAAGAGATTTTTGTCATCAAGCACCGGAAGAGTCATGATGATAGAGATCGAAATACTCGAAGCCCACCTCCTCCTCAACAAGACTGCGTTGCTTCTACTACTACTTCTAATGAAGTGGTACCTGAATCAATAGCTAACAAGGTTGCAACCGGAGCAGCAGCATCAATTGGTGTGGGTGTGAGGACATCGAGCTGCACAAAAGAAGAGGTGGATGCCATTCTCATTCAGTGTGGTAGGCTTAGCCGAAGCTCTTCCGGCAAGGCTGCTTCCTCATCAGCTTCTGCTTCTGCTGACCGTGGTAGAAAGTACTCGGGTTCGAAGAGGAGTTACGACTTTGACCGATGTGAGAACGAGGTTGTTGCTGCTGTTGATGATGTCCAAAAGAAAGCCAATGTCATTGACGACTTGTGTTTAGAGGACGAAAGAAGAAACCACCACCGTCAACGCCACCGCCAATCATCGCggccatcttcttcttctcaaggGAGGAGAAGAACACCCAGcagagaaagggaaaaagacCAGCAACAGAGATCCAGCAGCAGAGAGAGGCGAGTGAGTCGATCCCCGGGTAGACGATCATCTGAGACATCCACTCCTGCTAGTACTACCACTGTTGGTGCAACTCACACTTCTGGTAATGGTACTAATAGGCCTGGAAAGATGGTTTCAGTCCCTGCTACTGTTTCATCCTTGGTGATGGATAAGAGCAACAATGCTGCTCCAGCTGGTGAATCTGCAACAGGAACTTCTGTTAAGAGGATTTCAGTCAAGAGGAATGCTGGAAGCGAAGCTGCGATGGCAGGTTCAAGGGGTGCTGCATCTCCTCGGTCTCAATCCCCAGCAAGAGCAAATGGTAAGATTTCCAATGACAATCAGCAGCCATCTCTTAGCCGAAGCTCCTCCAGGAAAGCAGAACACTCTCCTTACAGAAGAAACCCATTGAGTGAGATTGATACCAACTCCCTCGCATATCCACAGCCACCCAACAACAACAGCAAGgtgcaaaatagaaacaaaagagAGACTGAAGAAGGGATTGTTCTGAATCAG AAACCAAATGCTGAGATAATAAACAGTAGCAACAACAGAGCTGTTCATGGGACTAATAACAAAACGAGCAACAGAGGTGCACTGGACAACCAGGTTGTGACTGTAAATTGCATACAGAAGGAACAGCTGGTGGAAGAGGCTAGAGATCAACAACCATCAGCCACCGGTCATGTCACCATTAAAACTGTGGTGGCCTCAGGTGCTGAAAACCTGAAACCCCAGGCAATAACAAGAAGCAGGTCCGGCAGGAGATCCCGAGACCTAGACTTGAATTCTGAAACTTTGTTGAATCCTACATCATCCTACGCTGCACTGTTGCTTGAAGACATCCAAAATTTCCACCAGAAAAGCAACACACCTTCAGTTTCTCTCCCAGCTTGTGTCACCAAAGCCTGCTCCATCTTGGAAGCAGTTGCTGACCTTAACTCCACTACAAGTTCTAATTTATCCTGTGCTTTCTCTGAGGACAGGAAAAGTCCAACATATCAATCTAACAGGGAAGCCTACAATGTTGCTTTGGGTGCCACTCTTGTTGGGAAGAGAGTAGCAGATACCAAAGACCCTTTTGTTGTAGAATCTGAGGTAGCTGTCACAGATGATGTAACGGAGCCAAGCTTTCACAAGTATGTAACAGTGAGGAGAGGTGGTGCGTTAGTTGGTGCGGCAGATATGGAAGACCAAGAATCCTCAGGCAGCAACAGTTTTGTTGCTGGTGGTCAACAACAGCATTGGGGCTTATCTTCTTCATCCTGGGAACCCAATTCAGCTGATTCCACTGATTGCTGGACTTCAGGATTAAGCACCAGAGAGGAAGATCAAAAGAGTCCACTGGGTTTTGAGGGAAGTGGGTTATCTGAACCAGGCCGCAATATGAATGAAACCAGAAAGAGATTGAGCGGGAAGAAGAGTGATTGTGATCAACAGCGGAGTGGTGGGATTGGGCGTGGCCGGCTTGGCACCAGTAGAGGCCTGCACTCAACTCCTGTTGTTGCAGCTGCTGCATccacataa